From a region of the Bradyrhizobium sp. KBS0727 genome:
- a CDS encoding alpha/beta hydrolase — translation MKAIQTTGFHKHDVRFPAEGGIEISAWLFVPEGHSAQLPAITMAHGYAGTKYHGLERLAEAFASAGFVVLLHDHRNFGDSAGEPRQDINPWQQISDWRRAISYLQQRPEVDENRIGLWGTSYAGGHAIVLGATDRRLKAVAAQVPTIDGYANGLRRVAPEAVAGLEARFAADEHAQLRGEPPARQTIVSADTTRPAAYYAPDAVDFYLQPVPEGAWENTVTIRSTRWARMYAPGDFVERVSPTPLLMVIATHDHIAVTDLALKAYERALEPKRLVTIKGGHFDPYVREFKAASQAAIDWFQTHLG, via the coding sequence ATGAAAGCTATCCAGACGACTGGGTTTCATAAGCATGATGTTCGTTTCCCGGCTGAAGGGGGGATCGAGATTTCAGCATGGCTTTTCGTGCCGGAGGGCCATAGCGCACAGCTGCCAGCAATCACGATGGCCCATGGTTATGCCGGAACGAAATATCACGGCCTTGAGCGCCTTGCTGAGGCATTTGCCAGCGCCGGCTTTGTGGTGCTGCTGCACGACCATCGCAATTTTGGCGACAGCGCTGGCGAACCCAGACAAGACATCAATCCCTGGCAACAAATCAGCGATTGGCGCCGCGCGATCTCCTATCTCCAACAGCGGCCCGAGGTTGACGAGAATCGCATCGGACTTTGGGGAACGAGTTATGCAGGAGGACATGCCATTGTTCTTGGAGCGACCGACAGAAGGCTCAAGGCCGTAGCCGCGCAGGTTCCAACGATCGATGGCTACGCCAACGGACTACGGCGTGTCGCGCCGGAAGCCGTCGCAGGTCTCGAAGCTCGGTTCGCGGCCGACGAGCACGCTCAGCTTCGAGGCGAGCCGCCCGCGAGACAGACGATCGTCAGCGCGGATACCACTAGGCCTGCCGCCTATTACGCGCCGGACGCTGTCGACTTCTACCTTCAGCCTGTTCCAGAGGGCGCGTGGGAGAACACTGTGACAATCCGCTCTACACGATGGGCGCGGATGTACGCTCCCGGCGATTTCGTCGAGCGTGTGTCGCCGACACCGCTTCTCATGGTGATTGCAACGCACGACCATATTGCAGTCACCGACCTCGCGCTCAAAGCGTATGAGCGCGCACTGGAGCCGAAGCGGCTCGTGACAATCAAAGGTGGACACTTCGACCCTTACGTCCGCGAATTCAAAGCAGCCTCCCAGGCCGCAATTGACTGGTTCCAGACGCATCTTGGATGA
- a CDS encoding DUF1330 domain-containing protein has product MKAYLIVTLTVHDDAMFVEYRKKVGDTAKPFGGEFLAAGGKATVLEGHWEHPSTVIVEFPSRESAESWYESAAYQDIIDLRRKSSKGCLTILDGI; this is encoded by the coding sequence ATGAAAGCTTACCTGATTGTAACATTGACTGTTCATGACGACGCGATGTTTGTAGAATATCGAAAGAAAGTTGGAGACACGGCCAAACCATTTGGCGGTGAGTTCCTTGCCGCTGGTGGCAAGGCGACCGTGCTCGAAGGTCACTGGGAGCATCCCAGCACTGTGATCGTTGAATTTCCCTCGCGAGAGTCCGCTGAGAGCTGGTATGAATCTGCCGCCTACCAAGACATTATTGATCTCAGGCGTAAGAGTTCGAAGGGCTGTCTTACTATTCTGGATGGGATCTGA
- a CDS encoding LysR family transcriptional regulator has protein sequence MDRIEAMTILIAAVDTGSLSAASRHLRVPLATVSRRVSELEEHLNVRLLHRGNRKLVLTDAGSAYVTSCRRIMEEISEVERTASGEYRAPQGELIVSTPAVMGRSHVLPVIAEFLSAFPDVRIRLQLTDRYVNLVEEHIDLAVRVGELPDSSMIATRVGSIGMVLCASPAYLKRRGVPQTPADLAAHECVIHEGSGHSNNWEFETGKAKQTIRVKSRLAVNLGEAEAAAAAEGTGIARVLSYLIEDLLKSRSVVKLLESYEPLPMPVSVVYSSQRQLPLKLRAFLDFAIPRLRKRLGYKHT, from the coding sequence ATGGACCGCATCGAGGCGATGACCATTCTGATAGCTGCGGTGGATACGGGCAGTCTCTCCGCTGCGAGCCGTCACCTCCGTGTCCCGCTCGCAACGGTTAGCCGACGAGTTTCGGAACTGGAGGAGCACCTGAATGTGCGCCTGCTTCACCGTGGCAACCGCAAACTAGTTTTGACCGATGCCGGGAGCGCCTACGTCACCTCGTGCCGTCGGATCATGGAGGAGATCTCTGAAGTCGAGCGTACGGCATCAGGGGAATATCGAGCACCTCAGGGCGAACTGATCGTCAGCACGCCGGCGGTGATGGGGCGAAGTCACGTTCTACCGGTCATAGCAGAATTTCTGAGCGCGTTTCCGGACGTTCGGATACGCCTGCAGCTCACCGATCGATACGTGAACCTGGTGGAAGAGCACATCGACCTCGCGGTCCGGGTGGGGGAACTGCCGGACAGTAGCATGATCGCTACGCGCGTCGGATCGATCGGTATGGTTCTGTGTGCCAGCCCGGCTTACCTTAAGAGGCGAGGCGTACCGCAGACGCCCGCTGATCTCGCAGCGCACGAGTGCGTTATCCACGAAGGTAGTGGACATTCAAACAATTGGGAGTTCGAAACCGGCAAAGCCAAGCAGACCATCCGAGTGAAATCTCGCCTGGCAGTGAATTTAGGCGAGGCGGAAGCCGCCGCAGCTGCCGAGGGAACGGGAATCGCTCGCGTATTGTCGTACCTGATCGAGGATCTGCTAAAATCACGCTCTGTAGTGAAGCTGCTCGAGTCATATGAACCGCTACCTATGCCGGTCAGCGTAGTTTATTCGAGCCAACGCCAACTCCCGTTGAAGTTACGCGCGTTCTTGGACTTTGCGATCCCGCGATTGAGGAAGCGGCTAGGTTACAAGCATACATAG
- a CDS encoding epoxide hydrolase family protein — protein sequence MTSPLTTEIINEDRRRLLSAAALGVVVGGVASLLPTRLTAATIDEGIRPFRVSVPEEQLADLRQRVLATRWPDRETVSDASQGVQLVTTQKLAQYWATEYDWRKVEARLNALPQFITSIDGLDIHFIHVRSKHEYALPIIITHGWPGSIIEQMKIIEPLTNPTAHGGSAADAFHVVIPSLPGHGFSGKPTAPGWTPITIGHAWATLMHRLGYKNYVAQGGDWGNAISEVMALQQPEGLLGIHTNMAATVPADISKAIAFHQAPPANLGGEERKAWNQLVEFYGKGVAYALEMSNRPQTLYGIADSPVGLAAWMIDHDIRSYQLIARVFDGSAEGLTRDDILDNVTLYWLTNTAVSSARLYWDTSQISTGAGFFDVRGVKIPVAVSAFPDEIYQAPRSWAEKAYSKLIHYNRLGKGGHFAAWEQPKAFAEELRLAFRPLRQAY from the coding sequence ATGACAAGCCCACTGACCACTGAAATAATCAACGAGGACCGGCGCAGGTTATTGAGTGCGGCTGCGCTCGGTGTTGTGGTGGGGGGTGTAGCAAGCCTGCTTCCGACACGCCTGACTGCCGCAACAATCGATGAAGGCATCCGTCCCTTCCGCGTCAGCGTTCCGGAGGAACAGCTTGCCGACTTACGCCAGCGTGTGCTGGCCACGCGGTGGCCGGACCGCGAAACGGTCTCCGATGCGTCCCAAGGCGTTCAGCTAGTGACAACGCAGAAGCTCGCGCAGTATTGGGCGACCGAGTACGACTGGCGCAAAGTTGAAGCACGGCTCAACGCTTTACCTCAGTTCATCACCAGCATAGACGGCCTGGACATTCATTTCATCCACGTTCGCTCGAAGCACGAATATGCCTTGCCGATCATCATCACGCATGGATGGCCAGGCTCGATCATTGAGCAGATGAAGATCATTGAACCCCTCACCAATCCAACCGCTCACGGCGGTAGCGCCGCCGACGCTTTCCACGTGGTGATTCCGTCTCTGCCGGGCCATGGCTTTTCGGGCAAGCCGACCGCGCCTGGCTGGACCCCCATTACCATCGGGCACGCGTGGGCGACATTGATGCACCGCCTCGGTTACAAGAATTACGTGGCGCAGGGCGGTGATTGGGGAAATGCCATCTCCGAAGTGATGGCGCTGCAGCAGCCGGAAGGATTGCTCGGCATCCACACCAACATGGCGGCGACGGTTCCTGCCGATATCTCTAAAGCCATTGCGTTTCACCAGGCGCCTCCCGCAAACTTGGGCGGTGAGGAAAGAAAGGCCTGGAATCAACTGGTCGAGTTCTACGGCAAGGGGGTAGCATACGCGCTCGAAATGTCGAATCGCCCCCAGACGCTGTACGGCATCGCCGACTCCCCCGTTGGGCTCGCCGCGTGGATGATCGACCATGACATTCGCAGTTACCAGCTCATTGCGCGCGTTTTCGACGGCAGCGCGGAGGGCCTGACGCGGGACGACATCCTGGACAATGTGACGCTCTACTGGCTGACGAATACCGCCGTCTCTTCGGCACGACTTTATTGGGACACATCGCAAATCTCGACCGGCGCAGGTTTCTTCGATGTCCGCGGTGTCAAGATCCCCGTAGCCGTAAGCGCGTTTCCGGACGAGATCTACCAAGCTCCGCGGAGTTGGGCGGAGAAGGCATATTCGAAGCTGATCCACTACAACAGGTTGGGAAAGGGTGGCCACTTCGCCGCTTGGGAGCAGCCGAAAGCATTCGCGGAAGAACTCCGCCTTGCTTTCAGGCCACTTCGGCAGGCCTATTGA
- a CDS encoding VOC family protein, producing the protein MMEQGGVAIKWPRAQNVNFRLEATVIPVSNVDAAKSFYSGVGWRLDADFVVGESFRVVQFTPTGSSASIHFGKGLTAAAPGSAQGLYLVVDDIEAARSELIERGANVSDVFHRAGPGQPPVSGRDPAGRSYASIASFSDPDGNGWLLQEVTTRLPGRVEAGDATYSSPADLAGALRRAAAAHGEHEKRTGAHDDNWPAWYAEYMVAEQSGHKLPK; encoded by the coding sequence ATGATGGAACAAGGCGGAGTTGCAATAAAGTGGCCGCGAGCGCAGAACGTCAATTTTAGATTGGAAGCCACCGTGATCCCGGTGTCGAATGTCGATGCTGCAAAGTCCTTCTATAGCGGCGTCGGCTGGAGGCTCGACGCGGATTTTGTCGTCGGAGAGTCATTTCGAGTCGTACAATTTACACCGACTGGCTCATCGGCCTCGATCCACTTTGGCAAAGGCCTCACGGCCGCTGCCCCCGGCTCGGCACAAGGGCTCTATTTGGTTGTTGACGACATTGAGGCCGCACGCTCCGAACTTATCGAGCGCGGCGCAAACGTAAGCGACGTATTTCATCGTGCCGGTCCGGGACAGCCGCCTGTCAGCGGGCGCGATCCTGCGGGAAGAAGCTACGCATCCATCGCCTCGTTCAGCGACCCGGACGGCAATGGCTGGCTGCTTCAGGAAGTTACCACTCGATTGCCAGGACGGGTCGAAGCAGGAGATGCGACATATTCCTCACCGGCTGACCTTGCCGGAGCGCTTCGCCGCGCGGCGGCCGCCCATGGCGAGCATGAGAAGCGAACCGGAGCACATGACGATAACTGGCCGGCTTGGTACGCTGAATATATGGTGGCTGAGCAGTCCGGGCATAAACTGCCAAAATAG
- a CDS encoding MBL fold metallo-hydrolase has protein sequence MSRLNWKLLTKKRNSSTQGLPAGKEALTWVTNTVTLIYGEHDAVLVDTFLSEQHSKELVEWIAASGKNLTTIYVTHAHGDHFFGLKMLLDKFPSAKAIATAPAVAAIQDQIKPEFMKSFWEPRFPGQIPTELTAPQVLEGDTFYLEGKELKVIQLGHTDTSNTTALYIPSIALVISGDGVYNDTHLYLAESDENARSEWLHALDTIDALHPQAVVAGHGVLNPDSSPRHIEQTRRYILDFNASIKASSTHLELYEKMLSIYPDRVNPGSLWAAAKAAKPL, from the coding sequence ATGTCTAGGCTAAATTGGAAACTGCTGACCAAGAAACGTAACAGCTCGACTCAAGGATTGCCTGCTGGAAAAGAGGCTCTCACCTGGGTGACCAACACCGTCACGCTTATCTATGGCGAACACGATGCCGTCCTGGTCGATACGTTTCTCTCCGAACAACATTCCAAGGAGCTCGTGGAATGGATTGCCGCCAGTGGCAAGAATCTCACGACAATTTACGTAACCCATGCTCATGGTGATCACTTCTTCGGCCTGAAGATGCTACTGGATAAGTTTCCGAGCGCAAAAGCTATTGCTACTGCCCCAGCCGTCGCCGCCATTCAAGACCAGATCAAGCCCGAGTTCATGAAGTCTTTCTGGGAGCCGCGCTTTCCTGGCCAGATCCCAACGGAGCTGACAGCACCGCAAGTCCTCGAAGGTGACACCTTTTACCTTGAAGGAAAGGAACTGAAGGTTATCCAGCTTGGCCATACTGACACATCGAACACGACTGCGCTCTATATCCCTTCTATCGCGCTGGTGATATCTGGGGACGGCGTCTACAATGACACCCACCTTTACCTTGCAGAGTCCGACGAGAACGCTCGCAGTGAATGGCTTCATGCGCTCGACACGATCGATGCGTTGCATCCGCAAGCTGTAGTGGCCGGCCATGGTGTGCTGAACCCAGATAGCTCCCCGCGCCACATCGAGCAAACGCGCCGTTACATCCTCGACTTCAACGCCAGCATCAAAGCATCGTCTACCCATCTAGAACTCTACGAAAAGATGCTCTCCATTTATCCGGATCGGGTGAATCCCGGTTCGCTTTGGGCAGCTGCGAAAGCAGCGAAGCCTCTATAG
- a CDS encoding SDR family oxidoreductase codes for MPNIIESTLRRQRIAVAGATGRVGSALTSLLASDPVDITVLTRRPDAVQAARSISVAPVDFDQPHTLQDALRGADRLFISHGTSPQQVANELALIDAAVAAGVRHIVKLSALGPASRLNPFAWHMQIEAHLAKQAVASTVLRPSAYIDILRRSASQIAAGSWLGAAGGGRVNFIDTRDIADVARVALLEDFSEDSQRAYHLTGPRAWTMLEIAEQLSLLLDYPVVYHHQSIAEQRATLLAGGLSPFVVDLLVGLDQVFSESVLGETTSTVEELTGQPPRALPQWLVENIDMFRNSMKQAQAAPKAS; via the coding sequence GTGCCCAACATCATCGAATCCACATTAAGAAGGCAGCGCATTGCTGTAGCAGGTGCAACGGGCCGCGTCGGTTCGGCCCTGACCAGCCTCCTCGCTTCCGATCCGGTCGATATAACTGTGCTCACCCGCCGACCCGATGCGGTACAAGCAGCCCGGAGCATCAGCGTTGCCCCGGTCGACTTTGATCAGCCGCACACTCTTCAGGACGCACTTCGTGGTGCCGATCGCTTGTTTATCTCGCATGGCACGTCGCCACAGCAAGTGGCCAACGAACTCGCCTTGATTGACGCCGCCGTTGCTGCGGGGGTACGCCATATTGTCAAGCTTTCGGCCTTGGGACCGGCATCTCGCCTAAATCCGTTTGCCTGGCACATGCAGATCGAGGCGCATTTGGCCAAGCAAGCGGTTGCATCGACCGTCTTGCGGCCCTCCGCATACATAGACATTCTCCGGCGCTCGGCAAGCCAAATCGCCGCCGGTTCTTGGCTGGGCGCAGCAGGCGGCGGTCGCGTGAACTTTATTGATACGCGCGATATTGCCGACGTAGCGCGCGTTGCGTTGCTTGAAGACTTCAGCGAAGACTCGCAACGCGCCTATCATCTGACAGGGCCACGAGCTTGGACCATGTTGGAGATTGCTGAACAACTGTCGCTTCTGCTCGATTATCCTGTCGTCTATCACCATCAATCTATCGCAGAACAGCGAGCCACCCTGTTAGCTGGCGGGCTTTCGCCATTCGTCGTCGATTTGCTGGTCGGGTTGGATCAGGTCTTCAGTGAATCTGTCCTTGGCGAAACAACGTCGACAGTCGAGGAGCTAACCGGCCAGCCCCCGCGGGCACTACCTCAATGGCTTGTTGAAAATATCGATATGTTCCGAAACTCAATGAAGCAGGCACAGGCTGCGCCAAAGGCGAGCTAA
- a CDS encoding efflux RND transporter periplasmic adaptor subunit encodes MNHPKPLIAGLFASWLAAAGIFLWYEGIPSSIVKPTSSAVPARPVSVSADVVKEHEFAISRVGLGTVQAYNTVTLKVRVDGEVKKIAFREGQDVQAGDVMAQIDPRPYEAQLHQAEADKARDEALLANAKLDLDRYSKLAVKEFATRQSVDTQEALVAQYQAAVAHDLAVIDNARVQLGYTTIVSPLAGRTGIRLIDQGNIVHASDSGGLVVVTQMAPISVIFALPQKYLPEIADAMRSGTLVVLAYDQDDRVKLGEGRLELIDNQIDQGTGSIRLKAIFQNLNGQLWPGQFVSAHLLLGVRRGPIVPDSALQSGPNGSYAYVVRQDSTVEIRPVRIAASRNGEALIESGLAAGETIVIDGHYRLRPGARVVTTAAPANERTASTAHGPK; translated from the coding sequence ATGAACCATCCTAAACCATTGATTGCGGGCCTGTTTGCCTCCTGGCTTGCCGCCGCCGGTATCTTTCTGTGGTACGAAGGCATTCCTTCCAGCATCGTCAAACCGACCTCGAGCGCCGTGCCTGCGCGGCCAGTGTCGGTCTCGGCTGACGTGGTGAAGGAGCATGAATTCGCGATTTCGCGCGTGGGTCTCGGCACGGTCCAGGCCTACAACACCGTGACCTTGAAAGTGCGCGTCGATGGAGAAGTGAAGAAGATCGCCTTTCGCGAAGGTCAGGATGTACAGGCCGGCGACGTGATGGCGCAGATCGATCCGCGCCCTTATGAGGCGCAACTGCACCAAGCCGAGGCCGACAAGGCGCGCGACGAAGCACTGCTCGCCAATGCCAAACTTGATCTGGATCGTTATAGCAAGCTCGCGGTCAAGGAGTTCGCCACCCGCCAGAGCGTCGACACCCAGGAAGCACTGGTCGCGCAGTATCAAGCTGCGGTCGCCCATGATCTCGCGGTGATCGACAATGCACGCGTGCAGCTGGGCTATACGACGATCGTCTCGCCGCTCGCCGGCCGCACCGGCATCCGCCTGATCGATCAGGGCAACATTGTTCACGCCTCCGATTCGGGCGGGCTTGTCGTCGTCACCCAAATGGCGCCGATCAGCGTGATTTTCGCTTTGCCGCAGAAATATCTCCCGGAGATCGCCGATGCGATGCGGAGCGGGACGCTTGTCGTATTGGCATATGATCAGGATGACCGCGTCAAGCTTGGCGAAGGCCGTCTCGAACTGATCGACAACCAAATCGATCAGGGCACAGGCTCGATCCGGCTCAAGGCGATCTTTCAAAATCTCAACGGGCAGCTTTGGCCCGGCCAATTCGTCAGCGCCCATTTGCTGCTCGGCGTCCGCCGCGGACCGATAGTGCCGGATTCCGCGCTGCAATCGGGACCGAACGGCAGCTACGCTTACGTTGTCCGGCAGGACTCCACGGTCGAGATCCGCCCCGTGCGGATCGCAGCCAGCCGCAACGGCGAGGCGCTGATCGAGAGCGGCCTCGCTGCGGGTGAAACCATCGTCATTGACGGCCACTACAGGCTCCGGCCCGGTGCGCGCGTCGTGACCACGGCCGCTCCGGCGAACGAACGCACTGCCTCCACGGCGCACGGCCCAAAATAA
- a CDS encoding multidrug efflux RND transporter permease subunit: MNISEPFIRRPIATALVMSGLAMVGLVAYFLLPVAPLPQIDFPTIQVTAQLPGTSPETMASSVASPLERQLAQMPGVAQLTSVSGIGISVISIQFDLARNIDAAGQDVQAAINAAGGQLPKNLPSPPTYRKANPSDAPVMVLAMTSETLPMTTVSDFADNIFAQQLSQVDGVAAVLIAGAQKPAVRVEANPLELAGRGLSLEDLRSAIAAATLNAPKGTLNGQRQGITLENNDQLFNAAAYRPVIVAWRNGSPVRLGDVTTVVDGAENIRGSGTYNGEPSAIVIIQRQPGANVIDTVEHIKAALPRLKASIPAAIDVHVVTDRTQTIRASVEEVQFTLMLTIALVVMVIFLFLRNAWATVIPGITVPLSLIGTFAVMYVLGYSLDNLSLMALTIATGFVVDDAIVMVENVARYLEQGYSPLAAALKGSREIGFTIISMSLSLIAVFIPVLLMGGIIGRLFREFAVTVSVAILVSTVISLTLTPMMCAQLLRDEKHERHGRLYVLSDKLFDRMLAVYESGLRWVLRHQRLTLTVTIATIVLTGYLYVVIPKGFFPQQDTGFIVAVSESSQDVSYPAMLERQSQLVRILLADPGIDGVMSAVGVGAVNQTTNNARMFINLKPRNQRDASASQIIDRLRPKLAAVQGIALFMQASQDINVGGRASRTQYQFTLQDSDLDELDHWAPILLRTLQGIPLLRDVATDQQIAGPTLRLEINRDTASRLGVATQAIDDTLYDAFGQRKIAQFFTQQNSYWVILEVDPQFQLDPNALDLIYVPSSSGRQVPLSALVEQKRTVRSLSVSHQGQFPAITLSFNLTAGAALGQAVEAIEKAKRDLNAPATLITTFEGNAQAFQDSLKTQPLLILAALIAVYIILGALYESLIHPITILSTIPSAGVGALLILMAFNLELSVIALIGIILLIGIVKKNAIMMIDFAIHAEQTEAMDPKDAIFQAALKRFRPIMMTTFAALLGALPLALGHGTGAEIRQPLGYAIVGGLLVSQFLTLYTTPVVYLALHRFSRKRDRKVVPRSVEAAIAAE; this comes from the coding sequence ATGAATATTTCCGAACCTTTTATCCGGCGGCCGATCGCTACCGCGCTGGTGATGTCCGGTCTCGCGATGGTCGGCCTCGTCGCCTATTTTCTTTTGCCGGTCGCGCCGCTGCCGCAGATCGACTTTCCCACGATCCAGGTGACGGCCCAGTTGCCAGGCACGAGCCCGGAGACAATGGCTTCCTCGGTCGCAAGCCCGCTGGAACGGCAGTTGGCGCAGATGCCGGGCGTAGCCCAGCTCACCTCTGTGAGCGGCATCGGAATATCGGTGATCTCGATCCAGTTCGACCTTGCCCGCAATATCGACGCCGCCGGGCAGGACGTGCAGGCCGCAATCAACGCTGCTGGCGGGCAATTGCCGAAGAATTTGCCATCACCGCCGACCTATCGGAAAGCCAATCCGTCGGACGCGCCTGTGATGGTGCTGGCAATGACCTCCGAAACGCTGCCGATGACGACGGTAAGCGACTTCGCCGACAATATCTTCGCCCAGCAACTCTCTCAGGTCGACGGGGTTGCCGCCGTGCTGATCGCCGGCGCGCAAAAGCCCGCGGTGCGCGTCGAAGCCAATCCGCTCGAACTCGCGGGCCGCGGCCTAAGTCTCGAAGATCTGCGGTCGGCGATCGCGGCGGCCACGCTCAACGCTCCCAAGGGTACGCTGAACGGACAGCGCCAGGGTATTACACTCGAGAACAACGATCAGCTGTTCAATGCCGCAGCCTATCGGCCGGTCATCGTGGCCTGGCGCAACGGCTCGCCCGTCCGGCTCGGCGACGTCACCACCGTGGTGGATGGTGCCGAAAATATTCGGGGGTCCGGCACCTATAACGGAGAGCCGTCGGCCATCGTCATCATTCAGCGGCAGCCCGGCGCCAACGTCATCGACACGGTCGAACACATCAAGGCGGCGTTGCCGAGGCTGAAGGCCTCGATCCCGGCCGCTATCGACGTCCACGTCGTGACCGACCGCACCCAGACCATCCGCGCCTCGGTCGAAGAGGTTCAGTTCACGCTGATGCTTACCATCGCGTTGGTGGTGATGGTGATCTTCCTGTTCCTGCGCAACGCCTGGGCGACGGTGATTCCCGGCATCACGGTTCCATTGTCGCTGATCGGGACTTTCGCGGTGATGTATGTGCTCGGCTACAGCCTCGACAACCTTTCACTGATGGCATTGACGATCGCGACGGGCTTCGTCGTCGACGACGCCATCGTGATGGTCGAGAATGTGGCGCGGTACCTGGAGCAGGGATACTCGCCGCTTGCGGCAGCGCTGAAGGGTTCGCGCGAGATCGGCTTCACGATCATCTCGATGAGCCTGTCGCTGATCGCGGTGTTCATTCCGGTACTGCTGATGGGTGGCATCATCGGCCGCCTGTTCCGTGAATTTGCCGTTACCGTGAGCGTTGCGATCCTGGTGTCGACCGTCATCTCGCTGACGCTGACGCCGATGATGTGCGCGCAGCTGCTGCGGGACGAAAAGCATGAGCGGCACGGCCGGCTCTATGTTCTCAGCGACAAGTTGTTCGATCGCATGCTTGCGGTCTACGAATCCGGTCTGCGCTGGGTACTGCGTCACCAGCGACTGACGTTGACGGTGACCATCGCGACCATCGTCCTGACCGGCTATCTCTATGTGGTGATTCCGAAGGGCTTCTTTCCGCAGCAGGATACTGGATTCATCGTCGCCGTATCGGAATCTTCGCAGGACGTTTCCTATCCGGCCATGCTCGAGCGGCAGTCGCAGTTGGTACGTATTCTGCTGGCGGATCCGGGCATCGATGGCGTGATGTCGGCAGTCGGCGTCGGCGCTGTCAACCAGACCACGAATAACGCCCGCATGTTTATCAATCTTAAGCCGCGCAACCAGCGCGATGCCAGCGCTAGCCAGATCATCGACCGGCTGCGGCCGAAACTTGCCGCCGTGCAAGGCATTGCACTGTTCATGCAGGCATCGCAGGACATCAATGTCGGCGGACGTGCGAGTCGCACGCAATATCAATTTACGCTCCAGGATAGCGACCTCGATGAGCTCGATCACTGGGCGCCGATCCTGCTTCGCACCTTGCAGGGAATTCCGTTGCTGCGCGACGTTGCGACCGACCAGCAGATCGCCGGTCCGACGTTGCGGCTCGAAATCAATCGAGATACGGCATCGCGGCTCGGGGTCGCCACGCAGGCGATCGACGACACCCTCTACGATGCGTTCGGACAGCGCAAGATCGCGCAATTCTTTACGCAGCAAAACAGTTATTGGGTGATCCTGGAAGTCGATCCTCAGTTCCAGCTCGACCCGAACGCGCTCGATCTGATCTACGTACCGTCCAGCAGTGGGCGGCAGGTGCCGCTGAGCGCGTTGGTCGAACAGAAGCGTACCGTGCGGTCGCTGTCGGTCAGCCATCAGGGCCAGTTCCCCGCAATCACTCTGTCGTTCAACCTGACAGCAGGTGCCGCGCTCGGCCAGGCGGTCGAGGCGATTGAGAAGGCGAAGCGGGACCTGAACGCCCCGGCCACCCTCATCACCACGTTCGAGGGGAACGCCCAGGCCTTTCAGGATTCGCTTAAGACCCAGCCTCTCCTGATTCTTGCGGCACTGATTGCGGTTTATATCATCCTGGGAGCGCTCTATGAGAGCCTGATCCATCCAATCACGATCCTTTCGACCATCCCCTCGGCGGGCGTCGGCGCGCTCCTGATCCTTATGGCATTTAACCTCGAGCTAAGCGTCATCGCGCTGATCGGCATCATCCTGTTGATCGGCATCGTCAAGAAGAACGCCATCATGATGATCGATTTTGCGATTCATGCCGAGCAGACTGAGGCCATGGATCCGAAGGATGCGATTTTCCAGGCCGCGCTGAAACGCTTCCGCCCGATCATGATGACGACGTTCGCGGCGTTGCTCGGCGCACTGCCACTTGCGCTCGGGCACGGGACCGGCGCGGAGATCCGCCAGCCCCTCGGATACGCAATCGTCGGCGGCCTGCTGGTTTCCCAATTCCTCACCCTCTACACGACGCCGGTGGTCTACCTCGCGCTGCACCGCTTCAGCCGCAAGCGAGACCGCAAGGTTGTTCCACGCTCGGTCGAAGCGGCGATTGCGGCTGAATAG